Proteins co-encoded in one Alphaproteobacteria bacterium genomic window:
- a CDS encoding CoA-binding protein: protein MQHDSYSDDYIRDILRDTQTIAMVGASTNWKRPSYFVMKYMQSKGFRVIPVNPGSAGEDLLGETVVASLSDISVPVDMVDIFRNSEAAGTVTDDAITIGAKIVWMQFSVRNEAAAQRAEDAGLRVIMDRCPKVEYSRLHGELAWNGFNSRIISSKRQKR, encoded by the coding sequence ATGCAGCATGACAGCTATTCCGACGACTACATCCGGGACATTCTCCGCGACACGCAGACCATCGCCATGGTCGGCGCCAGCACGAACTGGAAGCGCCCCAGTTACTTTGTGATGAAATACATGCAGTCGAAAGGCTTTCGCGTTATTCCGGTCAACCCGGGTTCCGCGGGCGAAGACCTGCTGGGCGAAACCGTCGTAGCCTCCCTGTCGGATATATCCGTACCGGTCGATATGGTTGACATCTTCCGCAATTCCGAAGCTGCGGGGACAGTCACGGACGACGCCATCACCATCGGTGCGAAAATCGTCTGGATGCAGTTTTCCGTGCGCAATGAAGCAGCCGCGCAAAGGGCGGAAGATGCGGGTCTCCGGGTTATCATGGACCGTTGCCCGAAAGTCGAATATTCGCGCTTGCACGGCGAGTTGGCCTGGAACGGGTTCAATTCCAGGATTATTTCCAGCAAGCGGCAAAAACGGTGA
- the argC gene encoding N-acetyl-gamma-glutamyl-phosphate reductase has protein sequence MVSTVFIDGEVGTTGLQIHARLKDRSDIKLLHLSESERKDSARRREALNDADLSILCLPDPAAREAVALVDNPNARLIDASTAHRVADDWIFGFSEHSEKQRAAIAAARRVSNPGCYAVTSIAMLHPLVSSGILAADTPITINAVSGYSGGGKGMIASYEDSTAANYTTAPFNVYGLTLEHKHVPEIQRYSGLTKRPLFVPSVGRYRQGMIVQVPLQLWALANRPTPSDIHRTLTAHYAGCRFVSVVPLAESAKMTGLEPEGLNDTNLLRLHVFGNEGCEQAVVMGLIDNLGKGASGMAVQNMNIMLGLPEDTGLV, from the coding sequence ATGGTATCGACGGTTTTCATCGACGGTGAAGTGGGAACGACAGGGCTGCAGATTCACGCGCGGCTCAAGGATCGCAGCGATATCAAACTGCTGCATCTTTCGGAATCGGAACGGAAGGATTCCGCCCGACGTCGCGAAGCGCTCAATGATGCCGACCTGTCCATACTTTGTCTTCCCGACCCTGCGGCGCGCGAAGCGGTTGCCCTGGTCGACAATCCGAACGCCCGGCTGATTGATGCCAGCACGGCGCATCGTGTGGCGGATGACTGGATCTTCGGCTTCTCTGAACATTCGGAGAAACAACGCGCGGCGATTGCGGCCGCCAGGCGGGTCAGCAATCCCGGATGTTATGCCGTGACCAGCATCGCGATGCTGCACCCGCTGGTTTCAAGCGGAATACTGGCCGCGGATACACCGATTACGATCAATGCCGTATCCGGTTACAGCGGCGGCGGCAAGGGCATGATTGCCTCTTACGAGGATTCGACAGCCGCGAATTACACAACCGCGCCCTTCAATGTTTACGGGCTGACGCTGGAACACAAGCATGTACCGGAAATCCAGCGGTATTCCGGGCTGACGAAGCGTCCGCTCTTCGTGCCGAGCGTGGGGCGTTACCGTCAGGGCATGATCGTGCAGGTGCCGCTGCAATTATGGGCGCTGGCGAACAGACCGACCCCGTCGGATATTCACCGGACGCTGACAGCGCATTATGCCGGTTGCCGGTTTGTATCGGTGGTTCCCCTGGCGGAAAGCGCGAAGATGACCGGGTTGGAACCGGAAGGCCTGAACGATACCAATCTGCTTCGCCTGCATGTCTTCGGCAACGAAGGTTGCGAGCAGGCGGTCGTGATGGGGCTCATCGACAATCTCGGCAAGGGCGCGTCGGGCATGGCCGTGCAGAACATGAACATCATGCTCGGTCTGCCGGAAGATACCGGTCTCGTCTGA
- the rplM gene encoding 50S ribosomal protein L13 — protein sequence MKTYSMKPADVQKKWLVVDADGVVLGRMAAEIAKILRGKHRPYFTPHVDCGDNVIVINAEKVHLTGKKLSDKVYYRHTGYPGGIKSRTAGDILSGKQPENVILKAVERMLPKNKLARQQMSNLRVYAGGEHPHEAQNPEILDVASMNEKNKRSA from the coding sequence ATGAAAACATATTCAATGAAGCCTGCCGACGTGCAGAAAAAATGGCTTGTCGTCGATGCCGACGGGGTCGTTCTGGGCCGCATGGCGGCGGAGATTGCCAAAATCCTGCGCGGCAAACACCGTCCGTACTTCACTCCCCATGTGGATTGCGGCGACAATGTCATCGTGATCAATGCCGAAAAAGTGCATCTCACGGGCAAGAAGCTTTCGGACAAGGTTTACTACCGGCATACCGGTTATCCCGGCGGCATCAAATCCCGGACTGCCGGCGATATCCTGTCGGGCAAGCAGCCGGAGAACGTTATTCTCAAGGCCGTGGAAAGAATGCTGCCGAAGAACAAGCTGGCGCGCCAGCAAATGTCCAACTTGCGCGTATACGCCGGCGGCGAGCATCCGCACGAAGCGCAGAATCCGGAAATCCTGGACGTGGCGTCGATGAATGAAAAGAACAAGCGGAGTGCATGA
- a CDS encoding O-acetylhomoserine aminocarboxypropyltransferase codes for MKKREPGFETLAVHAGGTPDRATGARQTPIYQTASFVFDDAEHAASLFNLQTPGFIYSRLTNPTVAALEERCAALEDGIGGTATASGHAAQILALFPLMSPGDEIVAANKLYGGSINQMGHSYRKFGWNALFVDPDDPENFRTAITGRTRAVFIESLANPGGVVTDIRAIADIAHESGIPLIVDNTLATPYLCRPFDHGADIVVHSTTKFLAGNGTAIGGVVIDSGRFDWLQNDRFPSLSKPAPEYHGLVFAETFGALCYTIYGHAVGLRDLGASQAPMNAFLTLLGIETLPLRMDRHCANALAVAQYLVTHPSVTWVSYAGLATDKYHALAQRYLPKGAGAVMTFGLSGGYDACVRLVEHVELFSHLANIGDARSLIIHPASTTHRQLTDAQLTASGASADAIRLSIGIETVDDIIADLDQALARAAATSPVSA; via the coding sequence ATGAAGAAACGGGAGCCGGGCTTCGAAACCCTTGCGGTCCATGCGGGCGGCACACCTGACCGGGCCACGGGCGCGCGGCAAACGCCCATCTATCAGACCGCGTCCTTCGTCTTCGACGATGCCGAACACGCGGCCTCCCTGTTCAATCTGCAGACCCCCGGATTTATTTATTCGCGATTGACCAATCCTACGGTCGCCGCATTGGAGGAACGCTGCGCCGCGCTGGAAGACGGGATCGGCGGCACCGCGACCGCGTCCGGCCATGCGGCGCAAATTCTTGCGCTATTCCCGCTGATGTCGCCGGGCGACGAGATCGTGGCGGCGAACAAGTTGTATGGCGGCTCGATCAATCAGATGGGACACAGCTACAGGAAATTCGGCTGGAATGCCCTTTTTGTCGATCCCGACGATCCGGAAAATTTCCGCACCGCCATTACCGGGCGCACCCGAGCCGTTTTCATCGAGAGTCTGGCTAATCCGGGCGGGGTGGTAACCGATATCCGCGCCATCGCCGATATCGCGCATGAATCAGGTATCCCTCTCATCGTCGACAATACACTGGCGACACCATATCTATGTCGCCCGTTCGACCATGGCGCGGATATCGTCGTGCATTCGACAACCAAGTTTCTCGCAGGCAATGGCACCGCGATTGGCGGGGTCGTCATCGATTCCGGCAGGTTCGACTGGCTGCAAAATGACAGATTCCCAAGCCTGTCAAAGCCCGCGCCGGAATATCATGGCCTGGTCTTTGCCGAAACCTTTGGCGCATTGTGCTACACGATTTACGGCCATGCGGTCGGTTTGCGGGACCTTGGCGCCAGTCAGGCGCCCATGAACGCCTTCCTGACCCTGCTGGGCATTGAAACCCTGCCCTTGCGCATGGACCGTCATTGCGCCAACGCATTGGCGGTCGCGCAATACCTGGTCACGCATCCATCCGTCACCTGGGTTTCCTATGCCGGACTGGCTACCGACAAATACCATGCCCTCGCACAGCGCTACCTGCCCAAAGGCGCCGGCGCCGTCATGACCTTCGGTCTCTCGGGCGGCTATGATGCCTGTGTCCGACTGGTGGAGCATGTCGAACTGTTCAGTCATCTGGCGAATATCGGCGATGCCCGATCCCTGATCATTCACCCGGCATCTACCACCCACAGACAACTGACGGATGCGCAACTCACCGCCTCGGGCGCCAGCGCCGATGCCATTCGCCTGTCGATCGGCATCGAAACCGTGGACGACATCATCGCCGACCTGGATCAGGCGCTTGCCAGGGCCGCGGCAACCAGTCCCGTATCCGCATGA
- a CDS encoding NAD(P)H-dependent oxidoreductase subunit E, which yields MTDTVSTIRKRQHPGRGRGKTRLHPKGRQVDPAVQDEVRSLLAGRPRDRDLLIEYLHLIQDSQGCLPSAHLVALASEMNLPMAEVYEVASFYAHFDIVQDDETRPSEITIRVCDSLTCELLGAQALLETLGDKYAGSVRVVPAPCMGRCDSAPVAEVGHNHVVNATPESVDAVVTARHFHPAMPAYRNFEAYCADGGYALLRACLDGQRTVESVLATMDDSGLRGMGGAGFPTGRKWQFVRAGAKPRYLTVNGDEGEPGTFKDRHYLETDPHRFLEGMLIAAWAVEADRSYIYLRDEYPQIRALLLAELPKLAAAGLAPEGFVELRRGAGAYICGEESAMIESIEGKRGLPRHRPPYVAQVGLFGRPTLVNNIETLFWIRDILEKGPGWFADHGRNGGKGMRSFSVSGRVAQPGVKLAPAGITVRELIDEYCGGMAEGHTFKAYLPGGASGGILPAAKGDLPLEFGKLESEGCFVGSHAVVILSDKDNMGDVARNLMRFFEDESCGQCTPCRVGTEKVVALMNNPKWDAGLLNEVGRAMADASICGLGQAAANPVFSVLKHFPEEVI from the coding sequence ATGACAGATACGGTATCAACAATAAGAAAACGGCAACATCCCGGGCGCGGTCGCGGTAAAACCAGATTGCACCCGAAAGGCCGGCAGGTCGATCCCGCGGTGCAGGACGAAGTTCGATCGCTGCTCGCGGGACGACCACGGGACCGCGACCTCCTCATCGAATACCTGCACCTGATCCAGGATTCGCAGGGCTGTCTGCCCTCGGCCCATCTCGTCGCGCTGGCCAGCGAGATGAACCTGCCGATGGCCGAAGTGTATGAGGTTGCGTCTTTTTACGCGCATTTCGATATCGTACAGGATGACGAAACGCGGCCCTCGGAAATCACCATCCGGGTTTGCGACAGCCTGACCTGTGAATTGTTGGGCGCGCAGGCGCTTCTCGAGACGCTTGGCGATAAATACGCCGGGTCGGTCCGGGTTGTCCCCGCGCCGTGCATGGGGCGTTGCGACAGCGCCCCGGTCGCGGAAGTCGGTCACAACCATGTTGTCAATGCAACGCCTGAATCGGTCGACGCGGTCGTAACCGCCCGCCATTTTCATCCCGCTATGCCGGCGTATCGCAATTTCGAAGCCTATTGCGCCGACGGCGGATACGCCCTGCTGCGGGCCTGTCTGGACGGGCAGCGTACCGTCGAAAGTGTTCTGGCAACAATGGACGATTCAGGTCTGCGGGGTATGGGCGGCGCCGGATTCCCAACCGGACGCAAATGGCAGTTTGTCCGCGCCGGCGCGAAACCGCGCTATCTCACCGTAAATGGCGACGAAGGCGAGCCAGGCACCTTCAAGGACCGCCACTACCTGGAAACGGACCCGCACCGATTTCTGGAAGGCATGCTCATCGCGGCCTGGGCTGTCGAAGCGGATCGAAGCTACATCTATCTGCGCGACGAATATCCGCAGATCCGCGCACTGCTTTTGGCGGAGTTGCCGAAACTGGCCGCCGCCGGCCTGGCGCCCGAGGGCTTCGTTGAACTTCGCCGTGGCGCAGGCGCCTATATCTGCGGCGAAGAATCCGCGATGATCGAAAGTATCGAAGGCAAGCGCGGCCTTCCCCGCCATCGCCCGCCCTATGTCGCGCAGGTCGGCCTTTTCGGCCGTCCGACACTGGTCAACAATATCGAAACCCTGTTCTGGATTCGGGATATCCTGGAAAAGGGGCCTGGCTGGTTTGCCGACCACGGCCGCAACGGCGGCAAAGGCATGCGCAGCTTTTCGGTTTCCGGCAGGGTCGCGCAGCCGGGCGTGAAGCTGGCGCCGGCGGGCATTACCGTTCGCGAACTGATCGACGAATATTGCGGCGGCATGGCGGAAGGGCATACGTTCAAGGCCTACCTGCCCGGCGGCGCCTCAGGCGGTATACTGCCCGCGGCAAAGGGTGACCTGCCACTCGAATTCGGCAAGCTGGAATCCGAAGGCTGCTTCGTCGGTTCGCATGCGGTTGTCATCCTGTCCGACAAGGACAATATGGGTGATGTGGCGCGAAACCTGATGCGGTTCTTTGAAGATGAAAGCTGCGGACAATGCACGCCGTGCCGCGTCGGTACCGAAAAGGTCGTGGCCCTGATGAATAATCCGAAGTGGGATGCGGGGCTGCTGAATGAAGTCGGCCGCGCCATGGCGGATGCCTCGATCTGCGGCCTGGGCCAGGCCGCCGCGAACCCCGTGTTTTCTGTCCTGAAGCATTTCCCCGAGGAAGTGATATGA
- the fdhF gene encoding formate dehydrogenase subunit alpha, which produces MSDAVTFTLNDATVEAQPGETIWQVSQRLGIEIPHLCYTPEPGYRADGNCRACMVEIEGERVLAPSCIRTPTDGMKVNTASDRARNARKMVFEMLVADQPAREVAHDRQSKFWNWADKVEVADSRLPAHGRVAPDSSHMAMAVNLDACIHCNLCVRACREVQVNDVIGMAYRGHGSKVVFDFDDPMGNSTCVACGECVQACPTGALMESALLDENGVGRTDALREVDSVCPYCGVGCQLTYQIKGNEIVAVQGRTGPANENRLCVKGRFGFDYVKHPHRLTKPMIRRDDAPKSADMDIDPANPWTHFREATWDEALERAGSGLRTILDRDGPSAMAGFGSAKGSNEEAYLFQKLIRTGFGTNNVDHCTRLCHASSVAALIEGIGSGAVTAPFTACEDSEVIIVIGANPTENHPVAATFFKQAAKRGAKLIVMDPRGQALRKQATHMLQFKPGSDVAMLNALLNVIITEELYDRQYVESQTEGFEQLKAHIVDFTPEAMSEICGVDAETLRTVARTYARAESAIIFWGMGISQHIHGTDNARCLIALSLITGQVGRPGTGLHPLRGQNNVQGASDAGLIPIMYPDYQPVGLEDVRKRFEDAWGTPLDPNRGLTVVEIMDAVHNDVIKGMYIMGENPAMSDPDADHARAALAKLECLVVQDLFLTETAFHADVVLPASAWPEKDGTVTNTNRQVQMGRRALDLPGEARADWWIVQEVARHIGLDWNYSHPREVFAEMKLVMGSLDNITWERLERESAVTYPVDGPDVPGNEIVFGDGFPTADGRGRLVPASIIPPGEVPDDEFPMVLSTGRQLEHWHTGAMTRRSQILDHLEPEAVAQLSSRDLFRLGLKAGDMIRVETRRGAIELKARVDGAIPEGMIFVPFCYAEAPANVLTNPQLDPFGKIPEFKYCAARISSAAGADAAD; this is translated from the coding sequence ATGAGTGACGCCGTTACCTTTACGCTCAATGACGCGACTGTCGAAGCGCAGCCGGGCGAAACGATCTGGCAGGTTTCGCAACGTCTTGGCATTGAAATTCCACATCTGTGCTATACGCCGGAACCGGGCTATCGCGCCGACGGCAACTGTCGCGCCTGCATGGTGGAAATCGAGGGCGAACGGGTGCTCGCGCCGTCGTGCATACGGACGCCGACGGATGGCATGAAGGTCAATACGGCCTCCGACAGGGCCAGGAACGCCCGCAAGATGGTTTTCGAAATGCTCGTTGCGGACCAACCGGCCCGCGAGGTGGCGCATGACCGGCAATCCAAGTTCTGGAACTGGGCGGACAAGGTCGAGGTGGCCGACAGCCGCCTGCCCGCCCACGGGCGGGTCGCTCCCGATTCAAGCCATATGGCGATGGCCGTCAATCTGGACGCCTGCATCCATTGCAATCTCTGCGTCCGCGCCTGCCGTGAGGTCCAGGTGAACGATGTTATCGGCATGGCCTATCGCGGCCATGGCAGCAAGGTCGTGTTCGACTTTGACGATCCCATGGGCAACAGCACCTGTGTCGCCTGCGGCGAATGTGTGCAGGCCTGCCCGACCGGCGCGCTGATGGAATCCGCGCTGCTCGATGAAAATGGCGTCGGCAGGACGGATGCGTTGCGCGAAGTCGATAGCGTCTGCCCCTATTGCGGCGTCGGCTGCCAGCTCACCTATCAGATCAAAGGCAACGAAATTGTCGCCGTGCAGGGCCGTACGGGTCCGGCAAACGAAAACAGGCTATGCGTGAAGGGGCGGTTCGGCTTCGACTACGTGAAACACCCCCACCGCCTGACCAAACCGATGATCCGCCGCGACGACGCGCCCAAATCCGCCGATATGGATATCGATCCGGCCAATCCGTGGACGCATTTCCGCGAGGCGACCTGGGACGAGGCGCTTGAACGGGCCGGTTCCGGACTGCGGACGATCCTCGACCGCGACGGCCCCAGCGCCATGGCCGGTTTCGGTTCCGCGAAGGGCTCCAACGAGGAAGCTTACCTGTTCCAGAAACTGATCCGGACCGGTTTTGGCACCAACAATGTCGATCACTGCACCCGGCTGTGCCATGCCTCGTCGGTCGCGGCCCTGATCGAAGGCATCGGCTCCGGCGCGGTGACTGCGCCGTTTACCGCGTGCGAGGATTCCGAGGTCATCATTGTCATCGGCGCCAATCCGACGGAAAATCACCCCGTGGCCGCAACATTCTTCAAACAGGCCGCCAAACGCGGCGCGAAGCTTATCGTCATGGACCCTCGCGGCCAGGCATTGCGGAAACAGGCAACGCATATGTTGCAGTTCAAGCCGGGGTCGGATGTCGCGATGCTGAACGCCCTGCTGAACGTGATCATCACCGAAGAGCTATACGACCGGCAGTATGTGGAATCCCAGACGGAAGGATTCGAACAGCTCAAGGCCCATATCGTCGACTTCACCCCCGAGGCGATGTCGGAAATCTGCGGTGTTGACGCGGAAACCCTGCGGACGGTCGCACGCACTTATGCGCGCGCGGAATCGGCGATCATTTTCTGGGGTATGGGCATTTCGCAGCACATCCATGGCACGGACAATGCGCGTTGCCTGATCGCCCTGTCGCTGATTACCGGGCAGGTCGGACGGCCCGGTACCGGCCTGCATCCGCTACGGGGCCAGAATAATGTTCAGGGCGCTTCCGATGCCGGGCTGATCCCGATCATGTATCCCGATTACCAGCCGGTCGGCTTGGAAGATGTGCGCAAACGGTTCGAGGATGCCTGGGGCACGCCACTGGACCCCAACCGCGGCCTGACCGTGGTCGAAATCATGGATGCGGTCCATAACGACGTGATCAAGGGCATGTATATCATGGGCGAAAACCCCGCGATGTCCGACCCCGATGCGGACCATGCCCGGGCCGCACTCGCGAAGCTGGAATGCCTGGTTGTCCAGGACCTCTTCCTGACGGAAACCGCCTTCCATGCCGATGTCGTTCTGCCCGCATCGGCCTGGCCGGAGAAAGACGGCACCGTGACCAATACAAACCGCCAGGTGCAGATGGGTCGTCGCGCCCTGGACCTGCCGGGGGAGGCCCGGGCGGATTGGTGGATCGTGCAGGAAGTCGCCCGTCATATCGGGCTCGACTGGAACTACAGCCACCCCCGTGAAGTCTTTGCCGAAATGAAGCTGGTCATGGGCTCGCTGGACAATATCACCTGGGAAAGGCTGGAACGCGAAAGCGCCGTCACCTACCCCGTCGACGGACCGGATGTTCCCGGCAACGAAATCGTCTTTGGCGATGGCTTCCCGACCGCAGACGGCCGCGGCAGACTGGTGCCCGCCAGCATCATCCCGCCGGGCGAAGTGCCCGACGACGAATTCCCCATGGTGCTGAGCACGGGACGGCAACTCGAACACTGGCATACCGGGGCAATGACCAGGCGCAGCCAGATCCTGGACCACCTGGAGCCGGAAGCCGTCGCGCAGTTGTCTTCCCGTGACCTGTTCCGTCTGGGCCTGAAGGCGGGAGACATGATCCGCGTTGAAACACGGCGCGGCGCGATCGAACTGAAGGCGCGTGTCGACGGCGCGATACCGGAAGGCATGATCTTCGTGCCCTTCTGCTACGCGGAAGCCCCGGCAAACGTCCTGACCAATCCGCAACTGGATCCGTTCGGCAAGATTCCCGAGTTCAAATACTGTGCCGCCAGAATCAGCAGCGCCGCCGGGGCGGACGCCGCCGACTGA
- the rpsI gene encoding 30S ribosomal protein S9 → MAEQNDKGTGGAERRPESIRSLADLGAATGVAPTDEPAAVSADTADPIEARVDAQGRSYATGKRKNAVARVWIKPGAGRIVVNGRTIETYFARPVLRMMINQPFSAVNRDGQYDVMCTVTGGGLSGQAGAVRHGISKALTVFEPGLRPTLKAGGFLTRDSRVVERKKYGRAKARRSFQFSKR, encoded by the coding sequence ATGGCTGAACAGAACGATAAGGGCACGGGCGGCGCCGAACGGCGACCCGAATCGATACGCAGTCTTGCGGATCTCGGCGCCGCGACGGGCGTTGCCCCGACGGACGAGCCGGCAGCCGTATCCGCCGATACGGCAGATCCCATCGAAGCGCGGGTCGATGCGCAGGGACGGTCCTATGCGACGGGCAAGCGTAAAAATGCGGTGGCGCGGGTTTGGATCAAACCGGGCGCGGGGCGCATCGTTGTCAATGGCCGCACGATCGAAACCTATTTTGCGCGGCCGGTCCTGCGGATGATGATCAACCAGCCCTTTTCGGCGGTAAATCGCGACGGGCAGTATGACGTAATGTGTACGGTGACCGGCGGCGGGCTATCAGGTCAGGCCGGCGCTGTTCGCCATGGAATCAGCAAGGCGCTGACGGTGTTCGAGCCGGGATTGCGCCCGACCCTGAAGGCGGGCGGCTTCCTGACACGCGACTCGCGCGTTGTTGAGCGCAAGAAGTATGGCCGGGCGAAAGCGCGACGTAGCTTCCAGTTCTCCAAACGTTAA
- a CDS encoding enoyl-CoA hydratase, which translates to MKSSAPSPLAETGLPVLLRDDRDGIARLTLNRPETRNALSLELMASLRHEFADISKSPSIRAVVLAANGTGFCAGHDLRQIRENPNRAYYEATLEACVAVMLAIMRCPKPVIARVQGIASAAGCQLVATCDLAVAATEARFATPGVHIGLFCSTPMVALSRNIGRKEAMEMLLLGEPVTATRAREIGLVNRVVSANLLDSTIQEITDSIRARSPLTLAIGKEAFYRQIEMTAEDAYIYAGDVMVRNMLAEDSDEGISAFLEKRPPVWRGR; encoded by the coding sequence ATGAAAAGTTCCGCGCCTTCCCCCCTTGCAGAAACCGGGCTCCCGGTCCTGTTGCGCGACGACAGAGACGGGATCGCAAGGCTGACCCTGAACCGGCCGGAAACCCGCAATGCCCTTTCGCTTGAACTGATGGCTTCCCTGCGGCACGAATTCGCCGATATTTCGAAGAGCCCCTCCATCCGCGCGGTAGTTCTTGCCGCCAACGGAACCGGGTTCTGCGCCGGGCACGACCTGCGCCAGATACGGGAAAATCCCAATCGGGCCTATTACGAAGCGACGCTTGAGGCATGTGTAGCGGTCATGCTGGCGATCATGCGGTGCCCGAAACCGGTAATCGCGCGGGTCCAGGGCATCGCCAGCGCGGCGGGTTGCCAGCTTGTCGCGACCTGCGACCTTGCCGTTGCGGCGACGGAAGCACGCTTCGCAACCCCCGGCGTCCATATCGGGTTGTTCTGTTCGACGCCCATGGTTGCGCTGAGCCGCAATATCGGCCGCAAGGAAGCGATGGAGATGCTGCTGCTCGGTGAACCGGTCACGGCAACCCGGGCGCGGGAAATCGGCCTCGTCAACCGGGTGGTTTCCGCCAATCTTCTTGATTCCACGATACAGGAGATAACGGATTCAATACGGGCCAGGTCGCCGCTCACCCTGGCCATCGGCAAGGAAGCGTTTTACCGGCAGATCGAAATGACCGCGGAAGACGCTTATATTTACGCGGGCGATGTCATGGTCCGCAATATGCTGGCAGAGGATTCCGACGAAGGCATTTCCGCATTTCTCGAAAAGCGCCCGCCAGTCTGGCGCGGACGGTAG